One segment of Solanum stenotomum isolate F172 chromosome 1, ASM1918654v1, whole genome shotgun sequence DNA contains the following:
- the LOC125864264 gene encoding transcription factor MYB106-like, with product MGRSPCCEKVGLKKGPWTPEEDQKLMDYIEKNGCGSWRALPTNAGLKRCGKSCRLRWINYLRPDIKRGKFSLQEEQTIIQLHALLGNRWSAIATHLVNRTDNEIKNYWNTHLKKRLTKMGIDPNTHKPKSNIFGSANLSHMAQWEKARLEAEARLVRESKKQQQQQQIISNNNNNINNYNNIHFGPNNLTTTTNALLPLQTKLPSPPCLDVLKAWQGGANWSIMPKTTKDNFFDNSPTSTSNLSLIMVPNNNNISGAELVDNSCLIGAGSFMENNTNGISYSNYPSLNSLQGFTHLENVLGSCEEEDNNNNENNYWNTILKSCTSFVDGSSVF from the exons ATGGGAAGATCACCATGTTGTGAGAAAGTGGGATTGAAGAAAGGGCCATGGACTCCTGAAGAAGACCAAAAACTCATGGATTACATAGAAAAAAATGGATGTGGTAGCTGGCGTGCTTTGCCAACTAATGCCG GACTTAAGAGGTGTGGAAAAAGTTGCAGATTAAGATGGATAAATTATTTAAGACCTGATATTAAGAGAGGAAAATTCAGTTTGCAAGAAGAACAAACAATCATTCAACTCCATGCCCTTCTTGGTAACAG GTGGTCAGCTATAGCGACTCATTTGGTCAACAGAACGGACAATGAAATTAAGAATTACTGGAACACGCACTTGAAGAAAAGATTAACCAAGATGGGCATTGATCCAAATACTCATAAACCAAAATCCAACATCTTTGGTTCCGCAAACCTAAGCCACATGGCTCAGTGGGAAAAGGCTCGTCTAGAAGCTGAAGCTCGACTTGTTCGCGAATCCAAAaaacaacagcaacaacaacaaattatttcgaacaacaacaacaacattaataattataataatatccACTTTGGTCCTAATAATTTGACTACTACTACAAATGCTTTACTACCCCTTCAAACAAAACTACCCTCACCACCTTGTCTTGATGTGCTAAAAGCATGGCAAGGAGGGGCAAATTGGTCAATTATGCCAAAAACTACcaaagataatttttttgataattctCCAACATCCACCTCAAATTTATCGTTAATCATGGtaccaaataataataatatttcaggAGCTGAATTAGTTGACAATTCATGTTTGATTGGTGCTGGAAGTTTCATGGAGAATAATACTAATGGTATTTCATATTCTAATTATCCAAGTTTGAATAGTCTTCAAGGGTTTACACATTTGGAAAATGTTCTTGGAAGTTGCGAAGAAgaagacaacaacaacaacgagaACAATTATTGGAATACTATACTAAAATCTTGTACTTCATTTGTTGATGGTTCATcagtattttaa